In a genomic window of Mesoplasma tabanidae:
- the proS gene encoding proline--tRNA ligase has translation MKQLDKITPRDVDFSQWYTDIVLNAKLASYGPVKGTIIFRPYGYAIWELMQKYLDAKFKELGVENVYFPLLIPQSLFQKEKDHIEGFSPEIATVTRVGDTPLAEPLFIRPTSEVLMANFFKNEVKSYRDLPLIYNQWTNVMRWEKTTRPFLRTSEFLWQEGHTVHSERKEASDLTLKILDTYTKFAQNALLLPVIPGKKTEKEKFAGADSTYTIESLMHDGQALQCGTSHYFADNFSKPYEIKFQNKEGKLEHAYSTSWGVSTRLIGAIIMTHSDDNGLVLPSMVSPIQVRLIQIKETDEVIKVTEDIKNLLKNKYRVDIDKTDKSFGFKISEAEIKGIPLRIEVGPRDLENNQVTISRRDTREKNQVNVNEVEIVVDQMIKEYDANLYAKALKNREDRTSKANSIEEYKNILSQNQGFVLVPFCGEIECEDDVKKQTSTNSRCIPFEQDNKTEKCFNCNKDTTLKVYFARAY, from the coding sequence ATGAAGCAACTAGACAAAATAACACCAAGAGATGTTGATTTCTCACAATGATATACAGATATAGTATTAAATGCTAAATTAGCTAGTTATGGACCAGTTAAAGGAACAATTATATTTAGACCTTATGGTTATGCTATTTGAGAGTTAATGCAAAAATACTTAGATGCTAAGTTTAAAGAACTTGGAGTAGAAAATGTTTATTTCCCATTGTTAATCCCTCAATCATTATTTCAAAAGGAAAAAGATCATATTGAAGGATTTTCTCCTGAAATAGCAACTGTTACAAGAGTTGGAGACACTCCATTAGCAGAACCATTATTTATCAGACCTACTAGTGAAGTATTAATGGCTAATTTTTTCAAAAATGAGGTGAAATCATATCGTGATTTACCATTAATTTATAATCAATGAACAAATGTAATGCGATGAGAAAAAACAACTAGACCATTTTTAAGAACAAGTGAATTTTTATGACAAGAAGGACATACAGTTCATTCAGAAAGAAAAGAAGCTTCTGATTTAACTTTAAAAATATTAGATACTTATACTAAATTTGCACAAAATGCATTATTGCTACCAGTTATTCCTGGTAAAAAAACTGAGAAAGAAAAATTTGCGGGTGCTGATTCAACTTATACAATTGAATCATTAATGCATGATGGGCAAGCATTACAATGTGGAACATCTCATTACTTTGCTGATAACTTCTCAAAACCTTATGAAATCAAATTCCAAAATAAAGAAGGAAAACTTGAACATGCTTACTCAACAAGCTGAGGAGTTTCAACAAGATTAATTGGAGCTATTATTATGACTCACTCAGATGATAATGGTTTGGTCCTTCCTTCAATGGTTTCACCAATTCAAGTTAGATTAATTCAAATTAAAGAAACTGATGAAGTAATTAAAGTAACAGAAGACATTAAAAACTTATTAAAAAATAAATATCGTGTTGATATTGATAAAACTGATAAATCATTTGGGTTTAAAATTAGTGAAGCTGAAATTAAAGGTATTCCTTTAAGAATTGAAGTAGGACCAAGAGATTTAGAAAACAATCAAGTAACTATTTCAAGAAGAGATACGAGAGAAAAAAATCAAGTAAATGTAAATGAAGTTGAAATTGTTGTGGATCAAATGATTAAAGAATATGATGCTAACTTATATGCTAAAGCATTGAAAAACCGTGAAGACAGAACTTCAAAAGCAAATTCAATTGAAGAATACAAAAATATATTAAGTCAAAACCAAGGATTTGTTTTAGTTCCATTTTGTGGTGAAATAGAATGTGAAGATGATGTTAAAAAACAAACATCAACAAACTCACGTTGTATTCCATTTGAACAAGATAATAAAACTGAAAAATGCTTCAACTGTAATAAAGATACAACTTTAAAAGTTTATTTTGCTAGAGCATATTAA
- a CDS encoding viroplasmin family protein: MKYYAVKKGRNIGVYNTWDECKAQVEGFNNAVYKSFSSKADAEAFITGGTSKPKPNKVKVKIDENAAVAYSDGSFIKNNNTYSYGAVVMWKNKEFHFSKRYHDDELKSMWNVSGELQGAKRVMLFAYANNISKLYLYHDYEGIAKWANHEWKAKSDEGNEYIKFVDQIRTKVEIEFIWVKGHSNDYYNDLADQLAANATFEEYVKEV, encoded by the coding sequence ATGAAATATTACGCTGTTAAAAAAGGAAGAAATATTGGTGTTTATAACACTTGAGATGAATGTAAAGCTCAAGTAGAAGGATTCAATAACGCAGTTTATAAATCTTTTTCAAGTAAAGCTGATGCTGAAGCTTTTATAACTGGTGGAACTTCAAAACCTAAACCTAATAAAGTAAAAGTTAAAATAGATGAAAATGCTGCTGTTGCTTATAGTGATGGTAGTTTCATTAAAAATAACAACACTTATTCATATGGAGCTGTTGTAATGTGGAAAAATAAAGAATTTCATTTTTCCAAAAGATATCATGATGATGAATTAAAATCAATGTGAAATGTAAGTGGAGAATTACAAGGTGCTAAAAGAGTAATGTTATTTGCTTATGCTAATAACATTTCAAAACTATATTTATATCATGATTATGAAGGCATTGCTAAATGAGCAAATCATGAATGAAAAGCTAAATCTGATGAGGGTAATGAATATATTAAGTTTGTTGATCAAATTAGAACAAAAGTTGAAATTGAGTTTATTTGAGTTAAGGGACATAGTAATGATTATTACAATGATTTAGCTGATCAATTGGCAGCAAATGCAACATTTGAAGAATACGTTAAGGAGGTTTAG
- the asnS gene encoding asparagine--tRNA ligase, with product MDIKFLYDNHDTLKEQKVTIIGRVRSNRQGKVVSFMVLNDGTVLNDLQVVYKPETIGFEDGSKARVSSIVEIEGILVPTPSRPQPFEINATSIVLLDQAVEEYPLQKKEHSPEFLREISHLRARTKTFQAIFRIRSTAAFAIHKFFQENNYVYVTTPVITSNDAEGAGEQFVVTVNEDKDYANDFFGKKASLTVSGQLNGESFAQAFKNIYTFGPTFRAENSHTTKHASEFWMIEPEVAFADINENIQLMQDMLKSVVGYVLEKNMTELEFLQEQLEPGLIDKITGIVNAQFKVNTYEDVLKTLQNAIDKGHKFEENNIYFGLDLGTEHERFICEEINKCPTFVINYPKDIKSFYMKQNDDGKTVAAVDLLVPGIGELCGGSEREANLDKILQRCEFYGINPEELDWYIGLRKYGFYKSAGFGLGFERLIMYITGASNIRDVIPFPRTPKSLLY from the coding sequence ATGGATATTAAATTTTTATATGACAACCATGATACTTTAAAAGAACAAAAAGTAACAATTATTGGTAGAGTTAGATCAAATCGTCAAGGAAAAGTAGTTAGCTTCATGGTTTTAAACGATGGAACTGTTTTAAATGACTTACAAGTTGTTTATAAACCTGAAACTATTGGTTTTGAAGATGGAAGTAAAGCAAGAGTGAGTTCAATTGTTGAAATAGAAGGTATTTTAGTGCCAACTCCATCAAGACCTCAACCTTTTGAAATTAATGCAACTTCAATTGTTTTACTAGACCAAGCTGTTGAAGAATACCCTTTACAAAAAAAAGAACATTCTCCTGAATTTTTAAGAGAGATTTCACATTTAAGAGCTAGAACAAAAACATTTCAAGCAATTTTTAGAATTCGCTCAACTGCAGCTTTTGCAATTCACAAGTTCTTTCAAGAAAATAATTATGTTTATGTAACAACACCAGTCATTACTTCAAATGATGCTGAAGGTGCTGGAGAGCAATTTGTAGTTACAGTTAACGAAGATAAAGATTATGCTAATGATTTTTTTGGTAAAAAAGCTAGTTTAACAGTTTCAGGACAATTAAATGGTGAATCATTTGCACAAGCATTTAAAAACATTTACACTTTTGGGCCAACTTTTAGAGCTGAAAATTCACATACAACAAAACATGCATCAGAATTTTGAATGATTGAACCAGAAGTTGCTTTTGCAGATATCAATGAAAACATTCAATTAATGCAAGATATGTTAAAAAGTGTTGTTGGTTATGTTTTAGAAAAAAACATGACTGAGTTAGAATTCTTACAAGAACAATTAGAGCCAGGATTAATTGATAAAATCACAGGAATTGTTAATGCTCAATTTAAAGTTAATACTTATGAAGATGTTTTAAAAACTTTACAAAATGCTATTGATAAAGGTCATAAGTTTGAAGAAAATAACATTTACTTTGGATTGGATTTAGGTACAGAACACGAAAGATTTATTTGTGAAGAAATTAATAAATGTCCAACATTTGTCATTAACTATCCAAAAGATATTAAATCATTTTATATGAAACAAAATGATGATGGTAAAACAGTTGCTGCTGTAGATTTACTAGTTCCTGGAATTGGTGAATTATGTGGCGGAAGTGAACGTGAAGCCAACTTAGACAAGATTCTTCAAAGATGTGAGTTCTATGGAATTAACCCTGAAGAACTAGACTGATACATTGGATTAAGAAAATATGGATTCTATAAATCTGCTGGATTTGGATTAGGATTTGAAAGATTAATTATGTACATTACAGGTGCTTCAAATATTAGAGATGTTATTCCTTTCCCAAGAACACCTAAATCATTACTATACTAA
- the lepA gene encoding translation elongation factor 4, which yields MDKSKIRNFSIIAHIDHGKSTLADRILELTNTVTKREMQEQLLDSMDIERERGITIKLNSVQLYYKAKDGQEYTFHLIDTPGHVDFAYEVSRSLAACEGAILVVDATQGIEAQTLANVYLAIENNLEIIPVINKVDLPSADPERVKEEIENTIGIDCSDAPLISAKTGLNVEDVLEAIVDKIPAPYDADDEKPLRALIFDSYYDKYLGVVMSIRVREGSIKVGDRIKLMANGSSYEVTELGVKNPKIVKKEQLSAGEVGWIAASIKTIKDINVGDTITTVTNPALHPLDGYKKLKPMVYCGIYPIDTNQYQDFKEALEKMELSDSSLVYEPETSQALGFGFRVGFLGLLHMEVVQERLEREYNLNLIATAPSVIYKIHLTDGTMIEIDNPAKLPDPQKIKFMEEPFVNVKIMTPKESVGDLMSLCQNKLGTYKDLQVVDDNRMMLVYDMPLAEIIFDFFNKLKSISKGYASFEYEMIGYQESQLVKMDILLNGDMVDAFSMIVNKHFAYQRGATLTKKLKELIPRQNFEVPVQATIGNKVLARETIKAYRKDVTWKLHAADKSRRKKLLNKQKEGKKKMKEIGSVEVPQEAFIAVLKLDD from the coding sequence ATGGATAAATCAAAAATTAGAAATTTTAGTATTATTGCTCATATTGATCATGGTAAGTCAACATTGGCTGATCGTATTTTAGAGTTGACTAATACTGTAACTAAACGTGAAATGCAAGAGCAATTGCTTGACTCAATGGATATTGAAAGAGAACGTGGAATTACAATTAAATTAAACTCTGTTCAGTTGTATTACAAAGCAAAAGATGGACAAGAGTATACATTCCATTTAATTGATACTCCTGGTCATGTTGACTTTGCTTATGAAGTATCAAGAAGTCTTGCAGCTTGTGAGGGAGCAATTCTTGTTGTTGATGCAACTCAAGGTATTGAAGCACAAACACTAGCAAACGTTTATTTAGCAATAGAAAATAATTTAGAAATAATCCCTGTTATTAATAAAGTTGATTTACCAAGTGCAGATCCAGAAAGAGTAAAAGAAGAAATTGAAAATACAATTGGAATTGATTGTAGTGATGCACCATTAATTAGTGCTAAAACTGGACTAAACGTTGAAGATGTTTTAGAAGCAATTGTTGATAAAATTCCTGCCCCATATGATGCTGATGATGAAAAACCATTAAGAGCTCTAATTTTTGACAGTTACTATGATAAATACTTAGGTGTTGTTATGTCAATTAGAGTAAGAGAAGGTTCAATAAAAGTTGGTGACAGAATCAAACTTATGGCAAATGGAAGCAGTTATGAAGTTACTGAATTAGGGGTTAAAAATCCTAAAATAGTTAAAAAAGAACAATTAAGTGCTGGAGAGGTAGGATGAATAGCAGCTTCAATTAAAACAATTAAAGATATTAATGTTGGAGATACTATAACAACAGTTACAAACCCAGCGTTGCATCCTCTTGATGGGTATAAAAAACTTAAACCCATGGTTTATTGTGGAATCTATCCAATTGACACAAATCAATATCAAGATTTTAAAGAAGCCTTAGAAAAAATGGAATTATCAGATTCATCATTAGTTTATGAACCTGAGACTTCTCAAGCTTTAGGATTTGGATTTAGAGTTGGTTTTTTAGGTTTATTACATATGGAAGTCGTACAAGAAAGACTGGAAAGAGAATATAATTTAAACTTAATCGCAACAGCGCCTTCTGTAATTTATAAAATTCATTTAACTGATGGAACAATGATTGAAATTGATAACCCAGCAAAATTACCCGATCCTCAAAAGATTAAGTTTATGGAAGAACCTTTTGTAAACGTAAAAATTATGACGCCAAAAGAATCAGTTGGTGACTTAATGAGTTTATGTCAAAATAAATTAGGGACTTATAAGGATTTACAAGTTGTTGATGATAATAGAATGATGTTAGTTTATGATATGCCATTAGCTGAAATTATTTTTGATTTTTTTAACAAACTAAAATCAATTTCAAAAGGTTATGCTTCGTTTGAATATGAAATGATTGGATATCAAGAATCTCAATTAGTTAAAATGGATATTTTATTAAATGGGGATATGGTTGATGCGTTTTCAATGATTGTTAATAAACATTTTGCATATCAAAGAGGAGCTACTTTAACTAAGAAACTTAAAGAATTGATTCCTCGTCAAAACTTTGAAGTTCCAGTTCAAGCAACTATTGGAAATAAAGTTTTAGCTCGTGAAACTATTAAAGCTTATCGTAAAGATGTTACTTGAAAACTTCATGCAGCTGATAAATCAAGACGTAAAAAACTTCTTAATAAACAAAAAGAAGGTAAAAAGAAAATGAAAGAAATCGGAAGTGTTGAAGTACCACAAGAAGCCTTTATTGCAGTATTAAAGCTTGATGATTAG
- a CDS encoding 23S rRNA (pseudouridine(1915)-N(3))-methyltransferase RlmH has translation MNIKIICFGKLDKKFFIDSFNEYVNRISKYANLQVIELKEEYQKEDVVNKSINSDLLLEKLKTFSDHEIICMDVSSKNYSTEEFTSIIDNNKNLKQAKIAFIIGPSDGYSDKFLTQNYKKVSFGNITLPHQLFRIILAEQIYRAFKIMNNEKYHK, from the coding sequence ATGAATATAAAAATAATTTGCTTTGGTAAATTAGATAAAAAATTTTTTATTGATTCATTTAATGAATACGTAAATAGAATTTCAAAATATGCTAATTTACAAGTTATTGAACTTAAAGAAGAATACCAAAAAGAAGATGTAGTAAATAAAAGCATTAATTCTGATTTATTATTAGAAAAGTTAAAAACTTTTTCAGATCATGAAATAATTTGTATGGATGTTAGTTCTAAAAATTATTCAACAGAAGAATTCACATCAATCATTGATAATAATAAAAATTTAAAGCAAGCAAAAATTGCTTTTATTATTGGACCAAGTGATGGTTATAGTGATAAGTTTTTAACTCAAAATTACAAAAAAGTTTCTTTTGGAAATATAACATTGCCACATCAATTATTTAGAATTATTTTAGCTGAGCAAATATATCGTGCTTTTAAAATAATGAATAATGAAAAATATCACAAATAA
- a CDS encoding NUDIX hydrolase has protein sequence MEILDLYDVTGNKTDQTMVRGTKPPKGFYRRKITIGIFNDKEEMLIQKVSQERKYWTGMWTPSVSGSVSTGETSQLTASREAKEELGLNIDFSDIRPAFTINFSEGFDDFYLIKKEVKIEKLVLQKEEVAEVKWATKQQIIDMIKTGEFLPFHFEIIDLMFLLKDEQGSYRFKK, from the coding sequence ATGGAAATATTGGACTTATATGATGTAACTGGTAATAAAACTGATCAAACAATGGTGAGAGGAACTAAACCACCTAAAGGTTTTTACAGAAGAAAAATAACTATAGGTATATTCAACGACAAAGAAGAAATGTTAATTCAAAAAGTTTCTCAAGAAAGAAAATATTGAACTGGAATGTGAACTCCATCTGTTAGTGGTTCTGTTTCGACTGGTGAGACAAGTCAATTAACTGCATCAAGAGAAGCAAAAGAAGAATTGGGATTAAACATTGATTTTTCAGATATTAGGCCAGCGTTTACAATTAATTTTAGTGAAGGTTTTGATGATTTTTATCTTATTAAAAAAGAAGTTAAAATTGAAAAACTAGTTCTGCAAAAAGAAGAAGTTGCAGAAGTTAAATGAGCAACAAAGCAACAAATAATTGATATGATTAAAACTGGTGAATTTTTACCATTCCATTTTGAAATTATTGATCTGATGTTTTTATTGAAAGATGAACAAGGTTCATATAGATTTAAAAAATAA
- a CDS encoding alpha/beta hydrolase family protein gives MSKVNIKNHKKTRSKLGTRIFKRVNLRFKLFYKLLETTMGQTNKNKYYYPELRRMNKIMRKFYKTPQLQLKATDNLIPFNFETEDGVIISGLKYITNPNSKKWVVSLHWFAGHKYWGLFEARPFIELGYNIMVFDFRNHGDSQSTDFVTMGASEVKDFRAAMKWLYENHKPESIGLVGMSMGGFTMQYGIVKYNEEFSKYNIKWAICDSYYGSIKTLLVHTRNVWLKNFVSYKKVNKSIKKIIKNQIQDTDLDWNDLDIFKYYETDLKLIFPMFFLHCRNDSVTPFDDSMRLFDKRSIYSRDDEILIYDYSSHCLSLKHHYYQTVYRWLMFENKIMKDDEITEKALKNLGINSEIIDNNFLEKYEVNTFYVNSTKNKKKGKIK, from the coding sequence ATGTCCAAAGTAAATATAAAGAATCATAAAAAGACCAGATCAAAATTGGGAACTAGAATATTTAAAAGAGTTAATTTACGATTTAAACTTTTTTATAAACTTTTAGAGACAACAATGGGTCAAACAAATAAAAATAAATACTATTATCCAGAATTAAGACGCATGAATAAAATTATGCGTAAATTTTATAAAACACCGCAATTACAGTTAAAAGCAACAGATAATTTAATTCCTTTTAATTTTGAAACAGAAGATGGTGTAATTATTTCAGGATTAAAATATATTACTAATCCAAATTCTAAAAAATGAGTTGTATCATTACATTGATTTGCAGGACATAAATATTGAGGTTTATTTGAAGCTAGACCGTTTATTGAATTAGGCTACAATATTATGGTTTTTGATTTTAGAAACCATGGTGACTCTCAAAGTACTGATTTTGTTACTATGGGAGCTAGTGAAGTTAAAGACTTTAGAGCAGCCATGAAATGATTATATGAAAATCACAAACCTGAATCAATTGGTTTAGTAGGAATGAGTATGGGTGGTTTTACAATGCAATATGGCATTGTAAAATACAATGAAGAATTTTCAAAATATAATATTAAATGAGCAATTTGTGATTCTTATTATGGAAGTATTAAAACGCTTTTAGTACACACAAGAAATGTTTGGTTAAAAAATTTTGTTAGCTATAAAAAAGTTAATAAATCTATCAAAAAAATTATTAAGAACCAAATTCAAGATACTGATTTAGATTGAAATGATTTAGATATTTTTAAATATTATGAAACTGATTTAAAGCTGATATTCCCAATGTTTTTCTTACATTGTAGAAATGATAGTGTAACACCATTTGATGATTCAATGAGATTGTTTGATAAAAGATCAATTTATTCTAGAGATGATGAAATTTTAATTTATGATTATTCTTCTCATTGCTTATCTTTAAAACATCATTATTATCAAACAGTTTATCGCTGATTAATGTTTGAAAATAAAATAATGAAAGATGATGAAATAACTGAAAAAGCTTTAAAAAATTTAGGTATTAATTCTGAAATTATTGATAATAATTTTTTAGAAAAATATGAAGTAAATACCTTCTATGTAAATTCAACTAAAAACAAGAAAAAAGGAAAAATAAAATAA
- a CDS encoding alpha/beta fold hydrolase, whose protein sequence is MRKFQLQMIDGKELINFEWKTSKKPIAVIQVVPNFDEHMEMYDKFAKTMKEHNILVVGTDLRSIGESREEADGSNIFFDKKQGWSKLVEDIKNINTWIKRYHSDLPIFMLGQGLGGNLARAFSIKYSEEIAGLILINTRDYNYHISNIFLKYMNLNQVIFNVRNDAKFLNNIREKRINKRHNPLLKFDNQWLSSDWKYVEKYNNDPLCNLKLSFSAFKDIAVGNKFISKNSNNEFITKDLPILIQSGGLDNYTKMGKDSQKLFYRYTKLGLDTDFKIYQNLKNKLLEEEVNEVVIDDIVKFIEKYKDNY, encoded by the coding sequence ATGAGAAAATTTCAATTACAAATGATTGATGGAAAAGAACTAATTAATTTTGAATGAAAAACATCAAAAAAACCAATTGCGGTTATTCAAGTTGTGCCAAACTTTGATGAACATATGGAAATGTATGATAAATTTGCAAAAACTATGAAAGAACATAACATTTTAGTCGTTGGTACTGATTTAAGAAGCATTGGTGAAAGTAGAGAAGAAGCTGATGGTTCAAATATCTTTTTTGACAAAAAACAAGGTTGAAGTAAATTAGTAGAAGATATTAAAAATATTAATACTTGAATCAAAAGATATCATTCTGACTTACCAATCTTTATGTTAGGCCAAGGATTAGGGGGTAATCTAGCTAGAGCTTTTTCAATTAAATACTCAGAAGAAATAGCTGGTTTAATTTTAATAAATACTCGTGATTATAATTACCACATTTCTAATATTTTCTTAAAATATATGAATTTAAATCAAGTTATTTTTAATGTAAGAAATGATGCAAAATTCCTTAATAACATTAGAGAGAAAAGAATAAATAAAAGACATAATCCTTTATTAAAATTTGATAATCAATGACTATCAAGTGATTGAAAATATGTAGAAAAATATAATAACGATCCTTTATGTAATTTAAAATTAAGTTTTTCTGCATTTAAGGATATTGCTGTTGGAAATAAATTTATTTCTAAAAATTCAAATAATGAATTTATAACAAAAGACTTACCAATTTTAATTCAAAGTGGTGGATTAGATAACTATACTAAGATGGGGAAAGATTCACAAAAATTATTTTATAGATATACCAAATTAGGTTTAGATACTGATTTTAAAATATATCAAAATTTAAAAAATAAATTATTAGAAGAAGAAGTCAATGAAGTTGTTATTGATGACATTGTAAAATTTATTGAAAAATATAAAGATAACTATTAA
- the ffh gene encoding signal recognition particle protein: MAFGDFLTKRMKKSMEKNIKKSTLNEENIQETLREIRLALLEADVNVEVVKELISKIKEKTVGEYIQEGVTSHQQMLKIVHEELIDILGTEKAPLNLSKKPSVIMMVGLQGSGKTTSSSKLAHYLAKKEAKKPLLVGLDIYRPGAIDQLVELGNKNNIPVFEQGKQSPLKTAKQALDFAEKNGHDVVILDTAGRLQIDKDLMNELNDLRKSTSPSETLLVVDGMIGQEIINVTNEFNNQLKLTGVIVTKLDGDARGGATLSIRYMTKLPIKFIGEGEGVSALAPFYPKRMADRILGMGDIETLFEKVVDNIDERSMQKTMKRMFMGQFDLEDLRNQLVQVSKMGNIGGIMKMMPGAKISENQISDAQRKLVVFSILMDSMTLKERREPKLLKSLTRKNRIISGSGRTEKELNELINSFDKGKKQVLEMAKMMKSGRMPGMPGMGKGGFGF; the protein is encoded by the coding sequence ATGGCATTTGGAGATTTTTTAACTAAAAGAATGAAAAAATCAATGGAGAAAAATATTAAAAAATCTACATTGAATGAAGAAAACATTCAAGAAACACTACGTGAAATACGATTAGCGTTATTAGAAGCTGACGTTAATGTTGAAGTAGTAAAAGAATTAATAAGTAAGATAAAAGAAAAAACAGTAGGTGAATATATTCAAGAAGGTGTTACATCACACCAACAAATGTTGAAAATTGTTCATGAAGAATTAATTGATATTTTAGGAACTGAAAAAGCTCCTTTAAATCTTTCTAAAAAACCTTCAGTTATTATGATGGTTGGTTTACAAGGATCAGGAAAAACTACTTCTTCATCTAAATTAGCACACTACTTAGCAAAAAAAGAGGCTAAAAAACCTTTATTAGTAGGGCTTGATATTTATAGACCTGGTGCAATTGATCAATTAGTTGAATTAGGAAATAAAAACAATATTCCCGTTTTTGAACAAGGGAAACAATCACCATTAAAAACTGCAAAACAAGCTCTAGATTTTGCCGAAAAAAATGGACATGATGTTGTTATATTAGATACTGCTGGACGCTTACAAATTGATAAAGATTTAATGAATGAATTAAATGATTTAAGAAAATCAACATCACCAAGTGAAACTTTATTAGTAGTTGATGGAATGATTGGACAAGAAATCATTAATGTAACAAATGAATTTAATAATCAATTAAAACTAACTGGAGTTATTGTAACTAAGTTAGATGGAGATGCTCGTGGAGGAGCTACATTATCAATTAGATACATGACTAAACTGCCAATTAAGTTTATCGGGGAAGGTGAAGGTGTTTCTGCACTTGCTCCATTCTATCCAAAAAGAATGGCTGACAGAATTCTTGGAATGGGAGATATTGAAACTCTTTTTGAAAAAGTTGTTGATAATATTGATGAGCGTTCAATGCAAAAAACTATGAAACGTATGTTCATGGGGCAATTTGATTTAGAGGATTTAAGAAACCAATTAGTTCAAGTTTCAAAAATGGGTAACATTGGTGGAATTATGAAAATGATGCCGGGTGCTAAAATTTCAGAAAATCAAATTTCTGATGCACAAAGAAAATTAGTTGTATTTTCAATCTTAATGGATTCAATGACACTAAAAGAAAGAAGAGAACCTAAATTGTTGAAATCACTTACTAGAAAAAATAGAATAATTAGTGGTTCTGGTCGTACAGAAAAAGAATTAAACGAATTAATCAATTCATTTGATAAAGGTAAAAAACAAGTTCTTGAAATGGCTAAGATGATGAAAAGCGGGCGAATGCCAGGAATGCCTGGAATGGGAAAAGGAGGATTTGGTTTTTAA
- a CDS encoding HAD family hydrolase, with the protein MKLTNIKLIATDLDGTILEHGKISNQFDLQMLKKVSEQGVHVAVVTGQGWSSGSVRAKMFDVDKHSDVSIFSNGSVISKVSSFELTYCETINIELVKEFMNKMFELNIPTLAYTKVPAHAYWNKLDINVKSLKDRKWVDKYDVEPIDVKTFENYQDVIQFMIFVEEKEEAAMLEWFESTNKSNELNKMRSNVESTPIYEFINVKASKGNGVLKLAELLNIQLEDILIFGDNMNDISMFEVVPNSVAMGNSVPDIKKIAKYETDTNLNGGVGKFIEKYVLKGE; encoded by the coding sequence ATGAAATTAACTAATATTAAATTAATTGCAACAGATTTAGATGGGACTATTTTAGAGCATGGAAAAATATCAAATCAGTTTGATTTACAAATGCTAAAAAAAGTTTCAGAACAAGGAGTTCATGTAGCAGTAGTTACTGGACAAGGATGATCAAGTGGATCAGTAAGAGCTAAAATGTTTGATGTAGATAAACATTCTGATGTTTCAATTTTTTCAAATGGTTCAGTCATTTCAAAAGTATCATCATTTGAACTAACTTATTGTGAAACTATTAATATAGAATTAGTCAAAGAATTTATGAATAAAATGTTTGAATTAAATATTCCTACATTAGCATATACAAAAGTACCTGCTCATGCTTACTGAAATAAACTTGATATAAATGTTAAGTCATTGAAAGATAGAAAATGAGTCGATAAATATGATGTTGAACCAATTGATGTAAAAACTTTTGAAAATTATCAAGACGTTATTCAATTCATGATATTTGTTGAAGAAAAAGAAGAAGCTGCAATGCTTGAGTGATTTGAAAGTACAAACAAGTCTAATGAATTAAATAAGATGAGAAGTAATGTAGAATCAACACCAATTTATGAGTTTATTAATGTAAAAGCAAGTAAAGGAAATGGTGTATTAAAATTAGCAGAACTGTTAAATATTCAATTAGAAGATATTTTAATATTTGGAGATAATATGAATGACATTAGTATGTTTGAAGTTGTTCCAAACTCAGTAGCAATGGGTAATTCAGTACCTGATATTAAAAAGATAGCAAAATATGAAACTGACACAAACCTAAATGGTGGAGTTGGTAAATTTATAGAAAAATATGTTTTAAAAGGAGAATAA